A stretch of the Bordetella genomosp. 8 genome encodes the following:
- a CDS encoding Bug family tripartite tricarboxylate transporter substrate binding protein, whose amino-acid sequence MKKRALLRTAMLGLALFGVAAAAGAASDYPNHPLRMIVPFTPGGGADLTARMVAEPLGKVLGQPVVVENKPGAGGTLGATQVARAAPDGYTMLYTTPGPQITNPYLMKSLPYDPRKDLMAVSKLAVVPGVLIVGKRLPVSTVDELVRYAAAHPHEVRFASAGIGSSSHLAGELFKAMAGVEIDHVPYAGTSIALRDILGGTVEIALDSVAVYLPYIQSGAVKALGVTTPFELPMLPGVPPIAKDLPGFDAAPVNYLTVPAGTPPAVIARLNAAVVEVLKSPEVRKRMMDIGVLPESSTPQAMAALIDAEAARWKKVIETSGARLD is encoded by the coding sequence ATGAAAAAACGGGCATTGCTGCGGACGGCCATGCTGGGCCTGGCGCTTTTCGGTGTGGCGGCCGCTGCCGGCGCGGCGTCGGACTACCCCAACCATCCCTTGCGGATGATCGTGCCGTTCACACCGGGCGGCGGCGCCGACCTGACCGCGCGCATGGTCGCCGAGCCCCTGGGCAAGGTATTGGGGCAACCGGTAGTCGTGGAAAACAAGCCGGGCGCCGGCGGGACGCTGGGCGCCACGCAGGTGGCGCGCGCCGCGCCCGACGGCTACACCATGCTCTACACCACCCCGGGGCCGCAGATCACCAACCCCTATCTGATGAAGAGCCTGCCCTACGATCCGCGCAAGGACCTTATGGCGGTGTCCAAGCTGGCCGTGGTGCCGGGCGTGCTCATCGTCGGCAAGCGCCTGCCCGTATCCACGGTCGACGAACTCGTCCGGTACGCCGCCGCGCATCCGCACGAGGTGCGCTTCGCCAGCGCCGGCATCGGGTCGAGCAGCCATCTGGCGGGCGAACTGTTCAAGGCCATGGCCGGCGTGGAGATCGACCATGTACCGTATGCTGGCACCAGCATCGCCTTGCGCGACATACTGGGCGGGACGGTGGAAATCGCGCTGGACAGCGTGGCGGTCTACCTGCCCTATATCCAGTCCGGCGCGGTGAAGGCGCTGGGCGTCACGACGCCGTTCGAACTGCCCATGTTGCCCGGCGTCCCGCCCATCGCCAAGGACCTGCCGGGCTTCGACGCCGCGCCGGTCAATTACCTGACGGTGCCCGCCGGCACGCCGCCGGCCGTCATCGCCAGGTTGAACGCCGCGGTGGTGGAGGTGCTGAAATCGCCGGAGGTGCGCAAGCGCATGATGGATATCGGCGTGCTGCCGGAAAGCAGTACGCCACAGGCCATGGCGGCATTGATCGATGCGGAAGCCGCGCGGTGGAAGAAGGTGATCGAAACGTCGGGCGCCCGGCTGGACTGA
- the crcB gene encoding fluoride efflux transporter CrcB produces the protein MFTYGNILAVGIGAALGAWLRWVLGLFFNAGAWPWGTMAANLVGGYLIGVMVALVAGHPDWPAWIRLICITGFLGGLTTFSTFSAETVGFVERGAYATALLYAGSSLAGSLLLTAAGLYTVRSLT, from the coding sequence ATGTTCACTTACGGGAATATCCTTGCCGTCGGCATCGGCGCCGCCCTGGGCGCCTGGTTGCGCTGGGTGCTGGGCCTGTTCTTCAACGCCGGGGCGTGGCCCTGGGGAACGATGGCGGCGAATCTGGTGGGCGGCTATCTGATCGGCGTGATGGTGGCCCTGGTCGCCGGGCATCCCGACTGGCCCGCGTGGATACGCCTGATCTGCATCACGGGTTTCCTGGGCGGCCTGACCACGTTTTCGACGTTCTCGGCCGAAACCGTGGGTTTCGTTGAAAGGGGCGCCTACGCTACCGCGCTGCTGTACGCCGGCTCCAGCCTGGCGGGTTCGCTGCTGCTGACGGCGGCGGGCTTGTACACGGTACGCAGCCTGACCTGA
- the hpnD gene encoding presqualene diphosphate synthase HpnD produces the protein MTPDEYCQDKAAKSGSSFYYAFLFLPPERRRAITALYAFGREVDDVVDEATDASVARIKLAWWRTEIDRLYGGAPEHPVTRALQPHLQAYGIPRDRMLAVVDGMEMDLDQTRYLDWPGLRKYCWHVAGVIGEMSASIFGYTDPSTLVYAERLGLAFQMTNIIRDVGDDARRGRIYLPIDDLQRFEVKAADILNGRYSPNFSALMAFQAKRTRELYKEAMSALPEVDRREQRPGLMMAAIYHALLDEIERDDWQVLHQRISLTPLRKLLLAWRTWVGGGRGLVRRLSR, from the coding sequence ATGACTCCCGACGAATATTGCCAGGACAAGGCCGCCAAGAGCGGCTCCAGCTTCTACTACGCCTTCCTGTTCCTGCCTCCCGAACGGCGGCGCGCGATCACGGCCCTCTATGCTTTCGGGCGCGAAGTCGACGACGTGGTGGATGAAGCCACCGACGCGTCGGTGGCACGCATCAAGCTGGCGTGGTGGCGCACCGAAATCGACCGCCTGTACGGCGGCGCGCCTGAACACCCGGTGACGCGCGCGCTGCAGCCGCATCTGCAGGCCTACGGCATACCGCGCGACCGCATGCTGGCGGTGGTCGACGGCATGGAGATGGACCTGGACCAGACTCGGTACCTGGACTGGCCGGGCTTGCGCAAGTACTGCTGGCATGTGGCCGGCGTCATCGGCGAAATGTCCGCGTCCATCTTCGGCTATACCGATCCATCCACGCTGGTCTATGCCGAACGGCTGGGGCTGGCCTTCCAGATGACCAACATCATCCGCGACGTCGGCGACGACGCGCGGCGCGGCCGCATCTACCTGCCCATCGACGACCTGCAGCGCTTCGAGGTCAAGGCGGCGGACATCCTGAACGGCCGCTATTCCCCCAACTTCAGCGCCTTGATGGCCTTCCAGGCCAAGCGCACGCGCGAGTTGTACAAGGAAGCCATGTCGGCGCTGCCCGAGGTCGACCGGCGCGAGCAGCGGCCCGGCCTGATGATGGCGGCGATCTATCATGCCCTGCTCGATGAAATCGAGCGGGACGACTGGCAGGTGCTGCACCAGCGCATATCGTTGACACCGCTGCGCAAGCTGCTGCTGGCGTGGCGCACCTGGGTGGGTGGCGGACGCGGACTGGTGCGCCGCCTGTCGCGATGA
- a CDS encoding D-2-hydroxyacid dehydrogenase family protein, which yields MRIAIPDDYQDCVRSLDCFARLAGHDVIIHHDNVKDVDALAERFRDAEAIVLTRERTQVGADLLRRLPKLRLISQIGKVAPHLDVAACTAHGVAVAEGSGSGAATAELAWALMLASRRHLVAETNRLRAGLWQGTLGQELRGQRLGVWSYGRIGKQVANYGRAFGMKVWVWGGPGSTAQARQDGIEVAPSREAFFADSDVLTLHLRLGPSTQAAIGAADLARMKTTALIVNTSRAELIEAGALEAALRAGRPGYAAVDTFESEPILGADHPLLRLPNALCTPHLGFVEKDNYEAYFGTAFDNINAFCAGTPTHLVNPEVLRTEG from the coding sequence ATGCGTATTGCCATCCCCGACGACTACCAGGACTGCGTGCGCAGCCTCGATTGCTTTGCCCGGCTCGCCGGCCACGACGTCATCATCCACCACGACAACGTCAAGGACGTCGATGCGCTGGCCGAACGCTTTCGCGACGCCGAAGCCATCGTCCTGACGCGCGAGCGCACGCAGGTCGGCGCGGACCTGCTGCGCCGCCTGCCCAAGTTGCGCCTGATCAGCCAGATCGGCAAGGTCGCACCGCATCTGGACGTGGCGGCATGCACCGCGCATGGCGTGGCGGTCGCCGAAGGCTCCGGCTCCGGCGCGGCCACGGCCGAACTGGCCTGGGCGCTGATGCTGGCCAGCCGCCGGCATCTGGTCGCGGAAACGAATCGCCTGCGCGCCGGCTTGTGGCAGGGAACGCTGGGTCAGGAACTACGAGGCCAGCGCCTCGGCGTCTGGAGCTATGGCCGCATCGGCAAGCAAGTGGCCAATTACGGCCGGGCCTTCGGCATGAAGGTCTGGGTGTGGGGCGGCCCGGGCTCCACCGCCCAGGCGCGCCAGGACGGTATCGAGGTCGCGCCCAGCCGGGAAGCATTCTTCGCCGACAGCGATGTCCTGACCCTGCATCTGCGTCTGGGACCCTCGACGCAGGCCGCCATCGGCGCCGCCGATCTCGCGCGCATGAAGACCACGGCGCTGATCGTCAACACCAGCCGCGCCGAGCTGATCGAAGCCGGCGCGCTGGAAGCCGCGCTGCGCGCCGGCCGGCCAGGCTACGCCGCGGTCGACACCTTCGAATCGGAACCCATCCTGGGGGCGGACCATCCCCTGCTGCGCCTGCCCAACGCGCTTTGCACGCCGCACCTGGGCTTCGTCGAAAAGGACAACTACGAGGCCTACTTCGGCACGGCCTTCGACAACATCAACGCCTTCTGCGCGGGCACGCCCACGCATCTCGTGAACCCGGAAGTGCTGCGCACCGAAGGCTGA
- a CDS encoding LysR family transcriptional regulator codes for MHFSLVDIEYFLAVVRHNHFGRAATACNVTQPAITKALRRLEDSVGAVLFERGAHGARLTGEGEVFHEYARRLSLQHEELAKVSADLRAHHSGLLRIGLTNPAGDSDVVRALAEMVRRRPAMRLRLVIGKSDALNMAVEAGELDVAVVPAAPGTTFSCEALTLGQDIVRVAARVGHPVFQTVQPGLAALQPYSWVMPSRESAARKAITHLHEEAGLPEPTVMVEAEYMSDAVLGIVASTDLVALAPSNSLRPWAGLIMPIPVAGLMIARRTVLLSRPGGHWSALMELLRDLLGTGRAEHP; via the coding sequence TTGCACTTTTCCCTGGTAGATATCGAGTATTTCCTGGCGGTGGTCAGGCACAACCACTTCGGCCGCGCCGCGACCGCCTGCAACGTCACGCAGCCTGCCATCACCAAGGCGCTGCGGCGGCTGGAAGATTCCGTGGGCGCCGTGCTGTTCGAGCGTGGCGCCCATGGCGCCCGCCTGACCGGCGAAGGCGAGGTCTTCCACGAATACGCGCGCCGTCTCAGCCTGCAGCACGAGGAACTGGCCAAGGTATCCGCAGACCTGCGCGCCCACCATTCGGGCCTGCTGCGGATCGGGCTGACCAATCCGGCCGGCGACAGCGACGTCGTACGCGCGCTGGCCGAAATGGTGCGCCGGCGGCCCGCGATGCGACTGCGCCTGGTCATCGGGAAGTCCGATGCGCTGAACATGGCGGTGGAGGCCGGCGAACTGGACGTCGCGGTCGTACCGGCCGCGCCCGGAACCACGTTCAGCTGCGAGGCCCTGACGCTGGGCCAGGACATCGTGCGCGTCGCCGCGCGCGTCGGCCACCCCGTCTTCCAGACCGTACAACCCGGCCTGGCCGCGCTGCAGCCGTATTCCTGGGTCATGCCGAGCCGCGAGAGCGCGGCACGCAAGGCCATTACGCACCTGCACGAAGAAGCGGGCCTGCCCGAGCCCACGGTGATGGTGGAAGCCGAATACATGTCCGACGCGGTACTTGGCATCGTGGCCAGCACGGACCTGGTCGCGCTGGCGCCCAGCAACAGCCTGCGTCCGTGGGCCGGGCTCATCATGCCCATACCGGTGGCCGGTTTGATGATCGCCCGCCGTACCGTGTTGCTGTCCCGGCCAGGCGGCCACTGGTCCGCGCTGATGGAACTGCTCCGGGACCTGCTTGGGACGGGCCGCGCGGAACATCCTTGA
- the hpnE gene encoding hydroxysqualene dehydroxylase HpnE: MKAAVVGAGWAGLAAATAMREAGCDVTVYESGHTPGGRARRVPHPPHEGAAIFDGPLDNGQHILLGAYTDTLALMRRLGRDPDTLFLRLPLCLASLDGGFRLAAPRLPAPWHAAVALLRARGLSWGDRLASLRLMRALRAAGWRVTPGETVGGLMRRHGQPRGAVRLLWEPLCLAALNTPVSQACAQLYAHVLRDSLGGPRAATDLLLPRVDLSALWPDAAADRCRMRYGHSVRAVTPGAGGIDIDGERYDAAVVAVPPHSAARLFAGGPARELAIGLDALPHAPIATLNLKLDAPWRLPHPMMMLADAPARGHHGQWIFDRTALSGQAGAGVRGGVPAQGGADITIVVSAAMALAGQDRKVATDALVDQVREHAGRAGLPPMPAVAGSALLIDRRATFLAVPGLRRPAPRTPWPGLALAGDWTDTGYPGVLEGAIRSGLAAAAVILEHPRRRGVAR; the protein is encoded by the coding sequence ATGAAGGCCGCCGTGGTCGGCGCGGGCTGGGCGGGCCTGGCGGCCGCGACGGCCATGCGCGAGGCCGGCTGCGACGTCACCGTCTACGAAAGCGGCCACACGCCCGGCGGCCGGGCGCGCCGCGTGCCGCATCCGCCGCACGAAGGCGCGGCCATCTTCGACGGGCCGCTGGACAACGGCCAGCACATCCTGCTCGGCGCCTATACCGATACGCTGGCGCTGATGCGCCGCCTGGGCCGCGACCCGGATACCTTGTTCCTGCGCCTGCCCTTGTGCCTGGCTTCCCTGGACGGCGGCTTCCGGCTGGCGGCGCCACGGCTGCCGGCGCCCTGGCACGCGGCCGTGGCGCTGTTGCGCGCGCGCGGACTGTCCTGGGGCGACCGGCTGGCCAGCCTGCGGCTGATGCGTGCGTTGCGCGCCGCGGGCTGGCGGGTGACGCCGGGCGAGACCGTCGGCGGCCTGATGCGGCGCCATGGGCAGCCGCGCGGGGCCGTGCGCCTGTTGTGGGAACCGCTATGCCTGGCCGCGCTCAACACGCCGGTATCGCAGGCGTGCGCGCAGCTCTATGCCCATGTCCTGCGCGACAGCCTGGGCGGGCCGCGAGCGGCGACCGACCTGCTGCTGCCGCGCGTGGACCTGTCGGCGCTCTGGCCGGACGCCGCCGCCGATCGCTGCCGGATGCGCTATGGGCATAGCGTGCGCGCGGTGACGCCCGGCGCCGGTGGGATCGACATCGATGGCGAACGCTATGACGCGGCGGTGGTCGCGGTGCCGCCACACTCGGCCGCGCGGCTGTTCGCGGGTGGGCCGGCGCGGGAACTGGCCATCGGCCTGGACGCCCTGCCGCATGCGCCCATCGCCACGCTCAATCTGAAGCTCGATGCGCCGTGGCGCCTGCCGCACCCCATGATGATGCTGGCCGACGCGCCGGCGCGCGGTCACCATGGGCAATGGATCTTCGATCGAACGGCGCTGTCGGGGCAGGCTGGCGCGGGCGTTCGCGGTGGCGTGCCGGCGCAAGGCGGCGCCGATATCACGATCGTCGTCAGCGCGGCCATGGCGCTTGCCGGACAGGACAGGAAGGTCGCCACGGACGCCTTGGTCGACCAGGTCCGGGAACATGCCGGCCGCGCGGGCCTGCCGCCGATGCCGGCTGTCGCGGGGTCCGCCCTGCTGATCGACAGGCGCGCCACCTTCCTGGCGGTTCCAGGCCTGCGGCGCCCCGCGCCGCGCACGCCGTGGCCGGGGCTGGCGCTGGCGGGCGACTGGACCGACACCGGCTATCCCGGGGTGCTCGAAGGCGCCATCCGCAGCGGCCTGGCCGCCGCGGCCGTCATCCTGGAACATCCACGCCGCCGAGGCGTGGCGCGATAG
- the alr gene encoding alanine racemase: MPRPISVTISVSALAHNLAVVRDHLRQAAAAASAADGTQWVAPSIWAVIKAHGYGHGTAQGVQGFAQADGLAMLDLAEAIECRESGWAGPILLLEGVFEPADLDLADRYRLSSVVHCREQLDMLAHARPDRPLDVYVKLNSGMNRLGFAPDAFRAAHARALDLRKQGILRGVGRMTHFASADAPAGVAAPMAVFQRVAGDLPGPVSVSNSAATLRYPRIALARPGEESWVRPGICLYGASPFADADAASFGLQPAMSLRSRIIATQDLRAGDAVGYSALFTADAPMRVGVVACGYADGYPRHAGTGTPVVVAGTRTRVLGRVSMDMLAVDLTPVPAAGIGAPVSLWGADGPSVDEVAQAAGTIGYELLCALAQRVPVRTIA, translated from the coding sequence ATGCCAAGACCGATTTCCGTCACCATCTCCGTTTCCGCGCTCGCGCACAATCTTGCCGTGGTCCGCGATCATCTGCGGCAGGCCGCCGCCGCGGCGTCCGCCGCGGACGGCACCCAATGGGTGGCGCCGTCCATCTGGGCGGTCATCAAGGCGCATGGCTATGGCCACGGCACGGCGCAGGGGGTGCAGGGCTTCGCCCAGGCCGACGGTCTGGCCATGCTGGACCTGGCGGAGGCGATCGAATGCCGCGAGTCCGGCTGGGCGGGTCCCATCCTGCTGCTGGAAGGCGTTTTCGAACCGGCGGATCTGGACCTGGCCGATCGCTACCGCCTGTCGTCCGTGGTGCATTGCCGTGAACAGTTGGACATGCTGGCGCATGCCCGCCCGGATCGTCCCCTGGACGTCTACGTCAAGCTCAACAGCGGCATGAATCGCCTGGGTTTCGCGCCCGACGCGTTTCGCGCCGCCCATGCGCGCGCGCTCGATCTGCGCAAACAAGGCATCCTGCGCGGCGTCGGCCGCATGACGCACTTCGCCAGCGCCGACGCGCCGGCGGGCGTGGCGGCGCCCATGGCGGTTTTCCAGCGTGTCGCGGGCGACCTGCCCGGGCCCGTCAGCGTATCGAACTCCGCAGCAACGCTGCGCTATCCGCGGATCGCGCTGGCGCGGCCGGGCGAGGAAAGCTGGGTGCGGCCCGGCATCTGCCTGTACGGCGCCTCGCCTTTCGCCGATGCCGATGCCGCATCCTTCGGCCTGCAGCCCGCCATGTCGCTGCGTTCCCGCATCATCGCCACGCAGGACCTGCGCGCCGGCGACGCGGTGGGCTACAGCGCCCTGTTCACGGCGGATGCGCCCATGCGTGTCGGGGTGGTCGCATGCGGGTATGCGGACGGCTATCCGCGCCATGCGGGCACGGGGACGCCCGTCGTCGTGGCCGGTACGCGCACGCGCGTGCTCGGCCGCGTTTCCATGGATATGCTGGCGGTGGACCTGACCCCCGTGCCGGCGGCCGGCATCGGCGCGCCGGTTTCATTGTGGGGCGCGGACGGTCCGTCGGTGGACGAAGTGGCGCAGGCGGCTGGCACCATCGGCTACGAGCTGCTGTGCGCGTTGGCGCAGCGGGTGCCCGTGCGCACCATCGCCTGA
- the hpnC gene encoding squalene synthase HpnC gives MAVDHYENFPVASLLLPRRLRAPVRDIYRFARSADDIADEGSADDAQRLARLAAYRAELHRIAQGKPGARPVADPGLDAIFDPLAATIASHQLPITPFYDLLSAFEQDVLVKRYADEPALLDYCARSANPVGHLMLHLYGAADAANVRDADAICSGLQLVNFWQDVHIDWRKDRVYLPQDALRRHGVTEQDIATCKLTPAWESLMRDMTERTRALLHSGAPLARRLPGRIGLELRLVVQGGLRILERIERARYDVFMNRPELGARDWGVMMWRAFS, from the coding sequence ATGGCCGTCGATCACTACGAAAACTTCCCCGTCGCTTCGCTGCTGCTGCCGCGCCGCCTGCGCGCGCCGGTGCGCGACATCTACCGCTTCGCGCGCAGCGCCGACGACATCGCCGATGAAGGCAGCGCCGACGATGCGCAGCGCCTGGCGCGGCTGGCGGCCTATCGGGCGGAATTGCACCGCATCGCGCAGGGCAAGCCGGGCGCGCGTCCCGTCGCCGACCCCGGGCTGGACGCGATCTTCGATCCGCTGGCGGCGACCATCGCCAGCCACCAGTTGCCCATCACGCCGTTCTATGACCTGTTGTCCGCCTTCGAGCAGGACGTGCTGGTCAAGCGCTACGCCGACGAGCCCGCGCTGCTGGACTATTGCGCGCGCTCGGCCAATCCGGTGGGCCACCTGATGCTGCATCTGTACGGCGCCGCCGACGCGGCCAACGTGCGCGACGCCGATGCCATCTGCTCCGGATTGCAGCTGGTGAACTTCTGGCAGGACGTACACATCGACTGGCGCAAGGACAGGGTCTATCTGCCGCAGGACGCCCTGCGCCGCCATGGCGTGACCGAGCAGGACATCGCCACCTGCAAGCTGACGCCGGCCTGGGAATCGCTGATGCGCGACATGACGGAGCGCACGCGGGCGCTGTTACACTCCGGCGCTCCGCTGGCCCGCCGGCTGCCCGGCCGCATCGGCCTGGAGCTGCGCCTGGTCGTGCAGGGCGGACTGCGTATACTGGAACGCATCGAGCGCGCGCGCTACGACGTGTTCATGAATCGCCCTGAACTGGGCGCGAGGGATTGGGGCGTCATGATGTGGCGCGCTTTCAGCTGA
- a CDS encoding CaiB/BaiF CoA transferase family protein, with protein MQPLLSNIKVLDLSRVLAGPWASQILADLGADVIKVERPGRGDDTRSWGPPFLKDASGDDTADGAYFVATNRGKRSITLDLQTPEGQDLVKALCADVDVVLENYKVGTLARLGLDYEALSRINPRLVYCSVTGFGQTGPRAAEPAYDFLIQAMGGLMSVTGERDDKPGGGPQKVGVPIVDLSTGVYAALGIVAALLRRTQTGRGEYVDVAMLDVQVGLLANQAMNFLLGKRVPRRTGTAHPNIQPQRTFHCADGDIVVVAGNDAQFVALCGVIGQPALASDERYATNGQRVRNQESLDPILDAIFAQRPRADWLDSLKKAGVPAGSINSVPEVFDDPQVVHRGMLRHLPHPVAGTVPQVMNPLRFGGAELRVDRAPPLLGEHTDEVLHELGLDAARIQALRARKVI; from the coding sequence TTGCAGCCGCTTCTATCGAATATCAAGGTGCTGGACCTGAGCCGCGTGCTGGCGGGTCCCTGGGCCAGCCAGATCCTGGCGGACCTGGGCGCGGACGTGATCAAGGTCGAACGGCCGGGCCGCGGCGACGACACGCGTTCCTGGGGACCGCCTTTCCTCAAGGACGCATCCGGCGACGATACCGCCGACGGCGCCTATTTCGTGGCGACCAACCGCGGCAAGCGCTCCATTACCCTGGACCTGCAGACCCCCGAAGGCCAGGACCTGGTCAAGGCCTTGTGCGCCGACGTGGACGTGGTGCTGGAGAACTACAAGGTCGGCACCCTGGCGCGCCTGGGGCTGGATTACGAGGCCTTGTCCAGGATCAATCCGCGCCTGGTGTATTGCTCCGTGACGGGCTTCGGCCAGACCGGCCCGCGCGCGGCGGAGCCGGCGTACGACTTCCTGATCCAGGCCATGGGAGGCCTGATGAGCGTGACCGGCGAACGCGACGACAAGCCCGGTGGCGGGCCGCAGAAGGTCGGTGTTCCCATCGTCGACCTGAGCACCGGCGTGTACGCGGCCCTGGGCATCGTTGCCGCGCTGCTGCGCCGCACACAGACCGGGCGGGGCGAATACGTGGACGTGGCCATGCTGGACGTGCAGGTCGGCCTGCTGGCCAACCAGGCGATGAATTTCCTGCTGGGCAAGCGCGTGCCGCGCCGCACCGGCACCGCGCATCCCAATATCCAGCCGCAGCGGACGTTCCATTGCGCCGACGGCGATATCGTCGTCGTCGCCGGCAACGACGCGCAGTTCGTCGCGCTGTGCGGCGTGATCGGGCAGCCGGCGCTGGCGAGTGACGAACGCTATGCGACCAATGGACAGCGCGTCAGGAACCAGGAGAGCCTGGATCCCATCCTGGACGCCATCTTCGCGCAGCGGCCGCGCGCCGACTGGCTGGACAGTCTCAAGAAGGCCGGCGTGCCCGCGGGCTCCATCAATTCCGTGCCGGAGGTCTTCGACGATCCCCAGGTCGTGCATCGCGGCATGCTGCGCCACCTGCCGCATCCGGTGGCGGGAACCGTGCCGCAGGTCATGAACCCCTTGCGCTTCGGCGGCGCGGAGCTGCGCGTGGATCGCGCGCCGCCGCTGCTGGGCGAACACACCGACGAAGTGCTGCACGAACTGGGCCTGGATGCCGCGCGTATCCAGGCGCTGCGTGCGCGCAAAGTGATCTGA
- a CDS encoding enoyl-CoA hydratase/isomerase family protein translates to MSMPEALTGPYTALDVTVDDGVAVILLANPPVNALSTQMMDELTWLLDRISETPEVRAVLLSGQGRNFCAGADLKNRATTIQGPGDLPRHSRRTRECFHAIRECAKPVVCAINGAALGAGLAIVASCDILVAASTATVGLPEINVGLLGGGRHGMRLFGHSRLRRMMLTGLRVDGDELYRLGVVEAAVPVESLMDEAMALARELASKSPLASILAKQTLNAIEDMSLRDGYRYEQDMTAAIARTEDAQEARRAFLEKRAPVFKGR, encoded by the coding sequence ATGAGCATGCCCGAAGCCCTGACCGGCCCCTACACCGCCCTGGACGTGACCGTCGACGACGGCGTCGCGGTCATCCTGCTGGCCAATCCGCCGGTGAATGCGCTGTCGACGCAGATGATGGACGAACTGACGTGGCTGCTGGACCGCATCTCCGAAACACCGGAGGTTCGCGCGGTGTTGCTGTCCGGCCAAGGCCGGAATTTCTGCGCGGGCGCCGACCTGAAGAATCGCGCCACCACCATCCAGGGCCCCGGCGACCTGCCACGGCATTCGCGCCGTACCCGTGAATGCTTCCATGCCATACGCGAATGCGCCAAGCCGGTGGTGTGCGCCATCAACGGCGCGGCCCTGGGCGCGGGCCTGGCCATCGTGGCCTCCTGCGACATCCTGGTCGCTGCCTCCACCGCCACGGTCGGCTTGCCGGAAATCAACGTCGGCCTGTTGGGCGGCGGGCGGCACGGCATGCGCCTGTTCGGCCATTCGCGCCTGCGACGCATGATGCTGACTGGCCTGCGCGTCGATGGCGACGAGCTCTACCGCCTGGGCGTGGTCGAGGCCGCCGTGCCGGTGGAGTCCCTGATGGACGAGGCGATGGCCCTGGCGCGCGAACTGGCGTCCAAGAGTCCGCTGGCGTCGATATTGGCCAAGCAGACGCTGAACGCCATCGAGGACATGAGCCTGCGCGATGGCTACCGCTACGAACAGGATATGACCGCGGCGATCGCCCGCACCGAAGACGCGCAGGAAGCGCGCCGTGCTTTTCTGGAAAAGCGTGCCCCGGTGTTCAAGGGCCGCTGA
- a CDS encoding NUDIX domain-containing protein: protein MAKASAGILMYRVSRTVSGTDVSVLLVHPGGPYWRAREAGAWSIPKGEIDPGEDPSAAAVREFQEELGSAPGEPLIPLGEIVQRGGKRVIAYAVAGEFDAATLRSNTFEMEWPPRSGRMQVFPEVDRAAWLSLPRAHEKILESQRPLLDRLAQLLKG from the coding sequence ATGGCGAAGGCAAGTGCGGGCATCCTGATGTATCGCGTATCACGGACGGTGTCCGGAACGGATGTATCGGTCCTGCTGGTCCATCCCGGCGGACCCTACTGGCGCGCCCGCGAGGCCGGCGCCTGGTCCATCCCCAAAGGGGAAATCGATCCGGGAGAAGACCCCAGCGCCGCCGCTGTCCGCGAGTTCCAGGAAGAACTGGGCAGCGCGCCCGGCGAGCCGCTCATCCCCTTGGGTGAAATCGTCCAGCGCGGCGGCAAGCGCGTGATCGCCTACGCCGTGGCGGGCGAGTTCGACGCCGCGACGCTGCGCAGCAATACCTTCGAAATGGAATGGCCCCCGCGCAGCGGCCGCATGCAGGTCTTTCCGGAAGTCGACCGCGCCGCGTGGCTGAGCCTGCCGCGCGCGCACGAAAAGATACTGGAGAGCCAGCGTCCGTTGCTGGACCGCCTGGCGCAATTGTTGAAGGGCTGA